The proteins below come from a single Chrysoperla carnea chromosome 1, inChrCarn1.1, whole genome shotgun sequence genomic window:
- the LOC123304976 gene encoding heat shock protein 68-like isoform X3, with the protein MAPAIGIDLGTTYSCVGRWQHGKVEIIANDQGNRTTPSYVAFTDTERLIGDAAKGQVSLNPENTVFDAKRLIGRKYDDPKIQQDMKHWPFKVINDCGKPKIQVQYKGETKNFAPEEISSMVLVKMKEIAEAYLGTTIKDAVITVPAYFNDSQRQATKDAGSIAGINVLRIINEPTAAALAYGLDKNLKGERNVLIFDLGGGTFDVSILTIDEGSLFEVKSTAGDTHLGGEDFDNRLVNHFVEEFKRKYHKDIRNNPRAIRRLRTAAERAKRTLSSSTEACIEIDAIFDGIDFYTKVSRARFEEMCSDLFRSTLQPVEKALTDAKLDKSSIHDVVLVGGSTRIPKIQSLLQNFFCGKTLNLSINPDEAVAYGATVQAAILSGDTSSTIQDVLLVDVAPLSLGIETAGGVMSKIIERNARIPCKMTQTFTTYSDNQPAVTIQVFEGERAMTKDNNLLGTFDLTGIPPAPRGVPKIEVTFDLDANGILNVTATDNSSGKSKNITIRNDKGRLSQKDIDRMLADAEKYKEEDEQQKEKVKARNQLESYIFNVKQATEDAGNKLTSEEKSKVFSECTSALNWMDNNTLADKEEYEYRLKELTKACSPVMMKLHNGSAGGQQNGPGGMPGMPGFGGMGDVGGMPGYGGPTIEEVD; encoded by the exons ATGGCTCCTGCGATTGGAATTGATTTAGGAACAACGTATTCATGTGTGGGGCGTTGGCAACATGGAAAAGTGGAAATAATTGCAAATGATCAAGGAAATCGAACTACTCCAAGTTATGTCGCATTTACTGATACAGAACGATTGATTGGAGATGCCGCTAAAGGTCAAGTATCGTTAAATCCTGAAAACACTGTGTTCGATGCAAAACGTTTAATTGGTCGTAAATATGATGATCCAAAAATCCAACAAGACATGAAACATTGGCCATTTAAGGTTATTAACGATTGTGGAAAACCAAAAATTCAGGTTCAGTATAAAGGTGAAACGAAAAATTTCGCTCCGGAAGAAATAAGTTCTATGGTTCTagttaaaatgaaagaaattgcTGAAGCTTATTTAGGAACTACAATTAAAGATGCTGTAATTACTGTTCCAgcttattttaatgattctcaACGTCAAGCCACCAAAGATGCTGGATCAATTGCTGGAATTAATGTTCTTCGAATTATTAATGAACCAACAGCCGCTGCCTTAGCTTATGGGTTAGATAAGAATTTGAAAGGCGAACgaaatgttttgatttttgatttaggTGGCGGTACATTCGATGTTTCTATTTTAACAATTGATGAGGGCTCTTTATTTGAAGTAAAGTCAACTGCAGGGGATACGCATCTGGGGGGAGAAGATTTTGATAATCGTTTGGTAAATCATTTTGTTGAAgaatttaaacgaaaatatcATAAGGATATTCGCAATAACCCACGTGCAATCCGTCGTTTACGAACAGCTGCTGAACGAGCTAAGCGTACACTTTCTTCAAGTACAGAAGCGTGTATTGAAATAGATGCTATATTCGATGGTATTGATTTCTATACCAAAGTTTCCCGAGCACGATTTGAAGAAATGTGTTCGGATCTTTTCCGTAGTACATTGCAACCTGTGGAAAAAGCTTTAACCGATGCTAAATTGGATAAAAGTTCAATTCATGATGTAGTTTTGGTTGGAGGATCCACTCGAATACCAAAGATTCAGTCCTTGTTACAAAACTTCTTTTGTGGGAAAACATTGAATTTGTCTATCAATCCAGATGAAGCTGTTGCTTATGGTGCTACAGTTCAAGCTGCTATATTAAGTGGAGACACTAGTTCAACTATTCAGGACGTACTTTTAGTTGATGTAGCTCCGCTGTCATTAGGTATAGAAACTGCTGGAGGGGTTatgtcaaaaattattgaaagaaatGCACGTATTCCCTGTAAAATGACTCAAACATTTACAACATATTCTGATAATCAGCCAGCTGTCACCATTCAAGTGTTTGAAGGAGAACGAGCTATGACCAAAGATAACAACTTGTTAGGAACTTTCGATCTAACAGGAATTCCACCAGCACCACGCGGTGTTCCTAAAATTGAAGTTACTTTTGATTTAGATGCAAATGGTATATTGAATGTAACAGCTACAGATAATAGCAGTGGCAagtcaaaaaatattactatacgAAACGACAAAGGTCGTTTATCCCAAAAAGATATTGACCGAATGTTAGCTGACGctgaaaaatataaagaagaaGATGAACAGCAAAAAGAAAAAGTCAAAGCTCGTAATCAACttgaaagttatatttttaacgTGAAACAAGCTACTGAAGATGctggaaataaattaacatccgaagaaaaatcgaaagttttttcTGAATGTACTTCTGCGTTAAATTGGATGGATAATAATACATTAGCAGATAAGGAAGAATACGAATATCGTCTAAAAGAATTGACTAAGGCGTGTAGTCCTGTGATGATGAAACTTCATAATGGTAGTGCAGGCGGTCAACAAAATGGTCCAGGCGGAATGCCGG GAATGCCTGGTTTTGGAGGTATGGGTGATGTAGGGGGAATGCCTGGGTATGGCGGTCCAACTATTGAAGaagtagattaa